The Nodularia sp. LEGE 06071 genome includes a region encoding these proteins:
- a CDS encoding polynucleotide kinase-phosphatase → MKLTIPELSLIVLIGASGSGKSTFASQHFQPFEVLSSDFCRGLVSNEENNQSATKDAFEVLRFIAEKRLAAGRLTVIDATNVQMEDRKPLLQMARQYHCFAIAIILDLPEELCHERNQQRSDRQFGSHVVRRHTQMLRRSLRGLEKEGFRYVYTLKSLEEITSVEIERQPLWNNLKHEHGPFDIIGDIHGCCDELEILLQQLGYQKGEELSPGLWDYPIYSHPEGRKAVFLGDLVDRGTRILDTVKLVRNMVDAGTALCIPGNHENKLLRKLRGKNVRVTHGLEQTLTEIEALPDEVREPFTTELQKFLDSLISHYLLDNGQLVVAHAGMKQEMQGRGSGAVREFALYGESTGEIDEFGLPVRYNWAGEYRGEAMVVYGHTPVPEAEWLNNTIDIDTGCVFGGKLTALRYPEKELVSIPAARVYCEPVKPLVQNTATRTSQQELDDVLYIEDVLGKRIINTRLKSNITIREENAIAALEVISRFATNPKWLIYLPPTMSPVETSLLPGFLEHPAQAFTHYQNQEITQVVCEEKHMGSRVVVIICRDVAAAEKRFGVVNEGIGICYTRTGRRFFDNSALETELLERVNLALSQSGFWSEFQTDWVCLDCELMPWSAKAQGLLQQQYAPVGVASRLSLNDAVTCLQKASDRGVDISTQLTYYQQRAEMANQYVSAYRQYCWSVTDISGLRLAPFHILATEGAVHIDQDHRWHMEEIAKICQKDPSLLLATAYKVIDLTDPSSQAEGIYWWEKLTKVGGEGMVVKPMDFIVRGSRGIVQPAVKCRGQEYLRIIYGPEYSTPENLQRLRQRGLSHKRSLAMREFALGVEALERFVALTPLRRVHECVFGILALESEPVDPRL, encoded by the coding sequence ATGAAGCTGACTATTCCTGAACTATCCCTAATTGTCCTCATCGGTGCTTCTGGTTCCGGTAAATCGACCTTTGCTAGTCAGCACTTTCAACCTTTTGAGGTACTGTCTTCCGACTTTTGTCGGGGGTTGGTGTCAAATGAGGAAAATAACCAATCTGCAACTAAAGATGCCTTTGAGGTGCTGCGCTTCATTGCTGAAAAGCGGCTGGCAGCAGGTAGACTCACAGTAATTGATGCTACCAATGTGCAGATGGAAGACCGCAAACCCTTACTGCAAATGGCACGACAGTATCATTGCTTTGCGATCGCCATTATCCTCGACCTACCAGAAGAATTATGCCACGAACGTAATCAACAAAGGAGCGATCGCCAATTTGGTTCTCACGTAGTGCGTCGTCATACCCAAATGTTACGGCGTTCTCTGCGGGGTTTAGAAAAGGAAGGCTTTCGTTATGTCTACACTCTCAAATCTTTAGAAGAAATCACATCCGTCGAAATTGAGCGCCAGCCTTTGTGGAACAACCTCAAACACGAACATGGCCCCTTTGACATCATTGGGGATATTCACGGCTGTTGTGATGAACTCGAAATATTACTTCAACAGTTAGGCTATCAAAAAGGGGAAGAATTATCTCCTGGACTTTGGGACTACCCAATCTACTCCCATCCAGAAGGACGCAAAGCTGTATTTCTCGGTGATTTAGTAGATCGGGGAACGCGGATCTTAGATACAGTTAAACTAGTGCGAAACATGGTTGACGCAGGTACGGCTCTCTGCATTCCTGGTAATCATGAAAACAAACTATTGCGGAAACTACGTGGTAAAAATGTCCGGGTTACTCATGGGTTAGAGCAAACCCTGACTGAAATTGAGGCTTTACCCGATGAAGTGCGCGAACCTTTCACGACAGAACTGCAAAAGTTTCTGGACTCCTTAATCAGTCACTACCTCTTAGACAATGGGCAGTTAGTGGTGGCTCACGCAGGGATGAAACAGGAAATGCAAGGACGGGGATCTGGTGCTGTGCGCGAGTTTGCTCTTTACGGCGAAAGCACTGGCGAGATTGATGAATTTGGCTTACCCGTGCGCTACAACTGGGCAGGAGAGTATCGGGGTGAAGCAATGGTGGTCTACGGACATACCCCTGTGCCAGAAGCGGAATGGTTAAATAACACTATTGATATCGATACAGGTTGCGTCTTTGGTGGCAAACTTACTGCCCTCCGCTATCCAGAAAAGGAACTGGTAAGCATCCCTGCTGCCCGCGTCTACTGTGAACCTGTGAAACCTTTGGTACAGAACACCGCAACACGCACATCTCAACAGGAATTGGATGATGTTTTGTATATTGAAGACGTTTTGGGTAAGCGGATCATCAACACCCGATTGAAGTCTAATATTACGATTCGGGAAGAAAATGCGATCGCAGCTTTAGAAGTGATCAGCCGTTTTGCTACCAATCCCAAATGGCTGATTTATTTACCCCCCACTATGTCCCCCGTAGAAACATCCCTATTACCCGGATTTTTGGAACATCCAGCCCAAGCCTTCACCCACTACCAAAATCAAGAAATTACACAAGTAGTATGTGAAGAAAAACACATGGGTTCGCGGGTGGTTGTGATTATTTGCCGAGATGTAGCAGCTGCCGAAAAACGATTTGGTGTCGTAAATGAGGGCATCGGCATCTGCTATACGCGCACGGGAAGGAGGTTTTTCGATAATTCAGCATTAGAGACAGAACTTTTGGAGCGGGTGAATCTTGCCCTTTCCCAGAGCGGATTTTGGTCAGAATTTCAAACCGACTGGGTATGTCTAGACTGTGAATTGATGCCGTGGTCAGCCAAAGCACAGGGGCTGCTCCAACAACAGTATGCACCTGTGGGAGTGGCTTCACGCCTGTCCCTGAATGATGCTGTTACCTGTTTACAAAAAGCAAGCGATCGCGGCGTAGATATTAGTACCCAACTGACTTATTACCAACAACGCGCAGAGATGGCAAATCAGTACGTCAGTGCCTACCGCCAATACTGCTGGTCTGTTACTGATATTTCTGGATTAAGGTTAGCTCCTTTCCACATCCTCGCAACAGAAGGAGCCGTCCATATCGATCAAGACCATCGCTGGCACATGGAGGAAATTGCCAAAATCTGCCAAAAAGACCCCTCCTTGCTCCTAGCTACTGCCTATAAAGTCATAGATTTGACTGACCCCAGCAGTCAAGCAGAGGGGATTTATTGGTGGGAAAAATTGACCAAAGTCGGAGGTGAAGGAATGGTTGTCAAGCCTATGGACTTTATCGTTCGAGGTAGTCGCGGTATTGTCCAACCTGCGGTGAAATGTCGCGGACAAGAATATTTGCGGATTATCTATGGCCCTGAATATTCCACTCCAGAGAATCTGCAACGTCTGCGCCAACGTGGTTTATCTCACAAGCGTTCTCTGGCTATGCGCGAATTTGCTTTGGGTGTTGAAGCATTGGAGCGATTTGTCGCCCTCACCCCTCTGCGCCGCGTACATGAATGTGTTTTCGGTATTCTGGCATTGGAAAGCGAACCCGTCGATCCACGACTTTAA